From the Chitinispirillum alkaliphilum genome, one window contains:
- a CDS encoding Cobalt/zinc/cadmium efflux RND transporter, membrane fusion protein, CzcB family, with product MYRRRKTSRLVAKGVAMSVVLSAMFLAGCDWNRAEDGEAGKEFEKISLAVRASEAGERDISKTLSFSGSIDAFRRVSVAPASPGQIERIFVEEGQNVRQGQMLVKMDDRQLQAAAANLRQLRNDYERIKTLRERGSTTQQAYDQIRSGYEAAKASHDLLKSSVEIRAPYAGTIIGKHFNDGEIYTGAPGAAGSAGIVELAQLGRMKIEIMVPEQDLVRLKPDQQAYVRTSAYPDTVFQGRVHTVNPALNRMSRTSRVTIEIDNPDRLLMPGMFARVEIVTDVFENVLSVPVSSIVRRNGEALVFVVDDMGETPFDTKPEKIAVETGIVTERYAEITGGLDSGAFVLTENNVSLTETTDIRVVSVERIIKE from the coding sequence ATGTACAGGAGAAGAAAAACTTCTCGATTGGTGGCAAAAGGGGTAGCCATGTCAGTGGTTCTTTCAGCCATGTTTTTGGCTGGTTGTGATTGGAACCGGGCTGAGGATGGAGAAGCTGGAAAAGAATTTGAAAAAATATCTCTTGCAGTGAGGGCTTCAGAAGCAGGAGAGAGGGATATCTCGAAAACCCTAAGCTTTTCCGGTAGTATCGATGCATTCAGGCGAGTTTCTGTTGCACCGGCATCACCGGGACAGATCGAAAGGATATTTGTAGAAGAGGGGCAGAATGTCAGACAAGGGCAGATGCTGGTGAAAATGGATGACCGTCAGCTTCAGGCCGCAGCCGCTAATCTTCGTCAACTAAGAAATGATTACGAACGAATCAAAACGTTAAGGGAACGGGGCAGTACAACCCAGCAGGCGTATGACCAGATACGATCCGGTTACGAGGCGGCAAAAGCGAGTCACGATCTTTTGAAGAGTTCTGTGGAGATCAGGGCTCCCTATGCAGGTACAATTATTGGTAAACATTTCAATGACGGAGAGATCTACACTGGTGCACCCGGAGCTGCTGGTTCTGCCGGTATAGTGGAGCTGGCTCAGCTTGGCAGGATGAAAATAGAGATCATGGTCCCTGAGCAGGATCTTGTGAGGCTCAAACCCGATCAGCAGGCTTATGTCCGCACAAGCGCATATCCCGACACGGTATTTCAGGGCAGGGTGCATACTGTTAATCCCGCTCTCAACAGAATGAGCAGAACTTCAAGGGTTACCATTGAGATTGACAACCCGGATCGACTCCTGATGCCGGGGATGTTTGCAAGAGTTGAAATTGTAACGGATGTTTTTGAAAATGTCCTCTCCGTACCAGTCTCTTCTATTGTCAGAAGAAACGGAGAAGCACTGGTTTTCGTGGTTGATGACATGGGAGAAACCCCCTTTGATACCAAGCCTGAAAAAATTGCTGTGGAAACCGGAATAGTAACAGAGAGATACGCTGAAATAACAGGCGGACTTGATTCCGGTGCGTTTGTTTTAACAGAAAATAACGTCAGTCTAACAGAAACCACTGACATCAGGGTCGTATCTGTCGAGCGGATTATAAAGGAGTAA
- a CDS encoding acriflavin resistance protein — protein MNLSKFSVTRRVTITMLICIIILFGLISFVRLGLDMMPELEFPVLTVSTTYDGAAAEDVEQLITRPIEQAVSTIGGLENIYSTSSEGRSTVSVAFEWGTNLDFAGQDIRENISRIRRFLPDEIDDPMVMKFDISQMPIMLLGVTGMSNTSELRQYLENTVSPRLERLEGIAGVQVGGGLRREINVFLDKTRMDQYGIGIDAVSGAISASNMNVSSGHVTAGHQEFLVRTMGEFQDIASIGNTVITTINNSPVRINDIGRVEDTFEERRNRMRLNGRDGVVMMITKQSQANTLQAVSRIRTELEEMGSIMPSDIEFMTIFDQGEIVEQATGNTAFSVFVGGLLAIFMLWLFLRNWRPTLVITLAIPISVITTFIGMYALGYTLNIITIGGFALAVGMLVDNAVVVIENIYRHLEEGSHRNTASIEGASEVAMAITASTLTTVAVFIPLALSGGFAGRIAQPLALTICAGLAASLFVAVTIIPMLASVLFKKRQQKGKEFEEAHGGKLFHRIQSRYESALKWALEQWVLVIAVVAILFAASVFGVMEIGGEFMPDSDDGMGQVSFSLPVGTNLEETNRLATAIEEKCMSIPEISEVATMIGGMRRSGGPTDVNEGQLFFRLVPFEQRDRSTREVVNEIRQSIPELHDVVVEFPAMNMMGGASNPIEVKLFGSDLAQLRMYADTVRSMLGSIEGVYDVNVSMREGKPEMRIIPDRDKAAFMGLNMLDIGMGVQNANMGRVVSRYREGGEEFDIRIRLDESDRQTRENISRIPLISRTGVITPVANVGEIVLERGPISIDRENRVRRISVTAQVEGRNVQAYAEQVQEKLRPLEAALPSGYFIELGGSYQDMNETFFDLALAFIVAVILIYMVMAAQFESFSQPFIVMFTVPLAFIGVVFGLMIMGHPLSVPAFMGVIILSGVVVNNGIVMITYINQLRHRGLSKGDAIVRAAGIRLRPILITSLTTITGVLPMAFSRAQGSEMQGPMGTSVAFGLFAATFLTLFVVPVIYSGVDRISGSITRALKKTVLGSHDA, from the coding sequence ATGAATTTATCTAAGTTTTCGGTTACCAGGCGTGTAACCATAACGATGCTTATATGTATAATTATTCTTTTCGGATTAATATCTTTTGTAAGACTTGGTCTTGACATGATGCCGGAGCTGGAGTTTCCGGTGCTTACAGTATCTACTACCTATGACGGTGCTGCAGCAGAGGATGTGGAGCAGCTGATCACACGACCCATAGAGCAGGCAGTTTCAACAATCGGCGGGCTTGAAAACATCTACTCTACTTCTTCCGAAGGGCGTTCAACTGTATCTGTAGCTTTTGAATGGGGAACAAACCTCGATTTTGCAGGGCAGGATATACGTGAAAACATAAGCCGGATAAGGCGTTTTTTGCCCGATGAAATAGATGATCCGATGGTAATGAAATTTGATATCTCTCAGATGCCCATTATGCTGCTTGGGGTGACGGGTATGAGTAATACCTCGGAGCTAAGGCAGTATCTTGAGAATACGGTCTCTCCCAGGCTTGAGCGTCTGGAGGGTATCGCCGGAGTACAGGTCGGGGGTGGTCTTAGAAGAGAGATAAATGTCTTTTTGGATAAGACACGAATGGATCAATACGGAATTGGAATCGATGCAGTGTCGGGGGCTATTTCTGCATCGAACATGAATGTGTCAAGTGGGCATGTCACTGCAGGACATCAGGAATTTCTGGTCAGAACAATGGGGGAGTTTCAGGATATTGCCTCTATCGGAAACACCGTCATCACAACCATAAACAATTCGCCCGTAAGAATCAACGATATTGGCCGTGTGGAGGATACCTTTGAGGAACGCCGCAACCGTATGCGGCTCAATGGTCGCGACGGGGTGGTGATGATGATCACCAAGCAGAGCCAGGCCAATACATTACAGGCGGTCAGCAGGATCAGAACCGAGCTGGAAGAGATGGGGTCAATCATGCCCTCTGATATAGAGTTTATGACCATATTTGACCAGGGTGAAATTGTAGAGCAGGCAACGGGTAACACCGCTTTTTCGGTTTTTGTCGGGGGATTACTGGCAATATTCATGTTGTGGCTGTTTCTTAGAAACTGGCGGCCAACACTGGTTATCACGTTGGCAATTCCAATATCGGTTATAACTACTTTTATCGGTATGTATGCTTTGGGTTATACTCTAAATATCATCACTATTGGAGGTTTTGCCCTTGCGGTTGGTATGCTTGTTGACAATGCAGTTGTTGTCATTGAAAACATTTATCGTCATCTCGAAGAGGGCTCTCACAGAAACACCGCTTCTATTGAAGGTGCCTCAGAGGTTGCAATGGCCATAACCGCTTCCACCCTTACAACTGTGGCGGTTTTTATTCCACTTGCACTTTCAGGTGGATTCGCAGGAAGAATTGCTCAGCCCCTTGCACTGACAATCTGTGCAGGACTTGCTGCATCATTGTTTGTGGCGGTTACAATTATTCCTATGTTGGCTTCTGTGCTGTTTAAGAAAAGGCAGCAAAAAGGAAAAGAGTTTGAGGAAGCACATGGCGGAAAACTGTTTCACAGAATTCAGAGTCGGTATGAATCCGCTCTGAAGTGGGCTTTGGAGCAGTGGGTTTTGGTTATCGCAGTTGTGGCGATACTTTTTGCCGCAAGTGTATTTGGGGTAATGGAAATTGGCGGAGAATTCATGCCGGACAGTGATGATGGAATGGGACAGGTTTCCTTTAGTCTTCCAGTGGGTACAAACCTTGAGGAGACAAACCGATTGGCCACTGCAATTGAAGAGAAATGTATGTCAATCCCTGAGATCAGTGAAGTTGCAACAATGATCGGTGGTATGAGAAGAAGTGGAGGACCAACTGATGTCAATGAAGGGCAGCTGTTTTTCAGGCTGGTTCCATTTGAGCAAAGAGACCGGTCTACAAGAGAAGTGGTAAATGAAATTCGTCAATCGATACCTGAGCTTCATGACGTGGTGGTTGAGTTTCCTGCCATGAATATGATGGGAGGGGCTTCAAACCCCATAGAGGTCAAGCTTTTTGGTTCAGACCTCGCTCAGCTAAGGATGTATGCAGATACTGTAAGGTCGATGCTGGGTTCAATTGAAGGTGTCTACGATGTAAATGTTTCCATGAGAGAGGGAAAACCTGAGATGCGCATAATCCCTGACAGGGATAAGGCTGCATTCATGGGCTTGAACATGCTTGATATTGGTATGGGTGTCCAAAACGCAAACATGGGTCGCGTTGTTTCAAGATACAGGGAAGGGGGAGAAGAGTTTGATATCAGAATCAGGCTTGACGAATCCGACCGTCAGACAAGGGAAAATATAAGCCGCATACCGCTGATCTCAAGAACCGGTGTTATTACACCGGTAGCAAATGTAGGAGAAATTGTACTTGAGAGAGGGCCTATTTCTATAGACAGAGAAAACCGTGTGAGAAGAATATCTGTGACTGCTCAGGTTGAAGGGAGAAATGTGCAGGCGTATGCAGAGCAGGTACAGGAAAAGTTAAGACCTCTGGAAGCCGCATTGCCTTCCGGCTATTTCATTGAACTTGGTGGATCTTACCAGGATATGAACGAAACTTTCTTCGATCTTGCTCTGGCTTTTATCGTTGCGGTGATCCTTATCTATATGGTTATGGCCGCTCAGTTTGAGAGCTTTTCTCAGCCGTTTATCGTTATGTTTACAGTACCGCTGGCTTTTATTGGTGTGGTATTTGGCTTGATGATTATGGGACATCCTCTTTCTGTCCCCGCGTTTATGGGAGTAATCATACTCTCCGGGGTGGTGGTTAATAACGGTATAGTAATGATAACCTATATCAATCAACTTCGGCACAGAGGATTGTCAAAGGGTGATGCTATTGTCAGGGCTGCAGGGATAAGACTCAGGCCGATTCTTATTACTTCCCTTACAACTATTACAGGGGTGTTGCCAATGGCGTTCTCAAGGGCTCAGGGTTCAGAAATGCAGGGACCTATGGGAACGAGTGTGGCGTTTGGTCTCTTTGCTGCCACTTTTCTCACTCTGTTTGTTGTACCTGTCATCTACAGTGGTGTAGACAGAATTTCCGGTAGCATAACCAGAGCCCTCAAAAAAACAGTTCTGGGAAGTCATGATGCTTAG
- a CDS encoding chitosanase/endoglucanase: protein MVKFIILLSLIVSPLKLHSQNRPFPQQETSYNIVKPSNYSQEELNAHIHYYYQEWKDQFVFRARSTDNGYYIRAPGTNTDESALTHSEAHGFGMLIFALMSSDDQGLGDPEAKYYFDGMYRVMRDHYSSSSPYLMSWQIVGSDSVEYFEPRYTTATDGDFDIAYALLLAHSQWGSDGEINYLEEAKKTISAIMEHDIDRTNNRILLGSWAPGSGNDLYRTATRSSDWMGGHLRAFFQVDSDPTWLTVASNIYTIARTVRHTESGFLPDFIVGFPPRPADPNFLERPEDGEYWENACRTPWRLVMDYGHYGTPESREVVGKLVDFIHEQTGGDPGKISHGYYLDGIPATDGDAGAMYVAPLISAATICTTYQHFINSGWTRLRTNFDGYYSASITLLNMLYISGNWWAPDYADSITLEEMSGNLVNEAQWNLRLDALGSTASLDSSGRHLDEPELEWHYSITSSDSWEGQYAWGALTTIPQIGLDSLSFLKITYKSSEPIRVVLEQNGLAQGGASHEHFIQPSEDLVTVYLNPIHFSQPEWVTQGTALNLSEVDSISFATVSDGISGSFTLREVTLLKREYRDVSSIKSGSVFKPVKRYRLSGGNQLSFQSPDYGTHNFRLFSISGRMIENFSLSTEGGTRYTLNLNIPNGIHFLRIDGPQSKEVSRISRTGNLVRVLSK, encoded by the coding sequence TTGGTAAAATTTATTATACTTCTGTCACTGATTGTTTCACCCCTGAAATTACACTCCCAAAACCGTCCATTTCCGCAACAGGAAACGTCATACAATATTGTTAAGCCCAGCAACTATTCTCAGGAAGAACTTAACGCTCACATTCACTACTACTATCAGGAATGGAAAGATCAGTTTGTTTTTCGTGCACGAAGTACAGATAATGGATATTATATCAGGGCACCTGGCACAAATACCGATGAAAGCGCACTCACTCATTCCGAAGCCCACGGGTTTGGGATGTTAATTTTTGCACTGATGAGCTCGGATGATCAGGGCTTAGGGGATCCGGAGGCAAAATACTACTTCGATGGAATGTACCGGGTGATGCGGGATCATTATTCAAGCAGCAGCCCTTATCTTATGTCCTGGCAGATTGTAGGCAGTGATTCTGTGGAATATTTTGAACCGCGCTATACTACAGCAACAGATGGAGATTTTGACATCGCCTATGCTCTTCTGCTCGCCCATTCACAGTGGGGCTCAGATGGTGAAATCAACTATCTGGAGGAAGCAAAAAAAACAATCAGTGCGATTATGGAACACGACATTGACAGAACCAACAACCGGATACTGCTTGGTTCATGGGCTCCCGGATCGGGGAACGATCTCTACCGCACAGCCACCCGCTCATCAGACTGGATGGGGGGACATCTGCGCGCCTTTTTCCAAGTGGATTCCGACCCCACCTGGCTTACTGTTGCCTCCAATATTTACACAATCGCCCGTACAGTAAGGCATACTGAATCAGGATTTTTACCCGATTTCATCGTCGGTTTCCCTCCTCGTCCTGCGGATCCTAATTTTCTTGAAAGGCCCGAAGACGGGGAATACTGGGAGAACGCCTGCCGCACCCCCTGGAGGCTTGTAATGGATTATGGTCACTATGGCACTCCTGAGTCAAGAGAGGTTGTAGGCAAGCTTGTTGATTTCATTCATGAACAAACGGGTGGTGATCCGGGAAAAATTTCTCACGGATACTATCTCGATGGCATACCAGCTACAGATGGCGATGCGGGGGCAATGTATGTTGCACCTCTGATATCAGCAGCTACAATCTGTACAACTTATCAACATTTTATAAATAGTGGCTGGACTCGTCTGCGTACAAATTTTGACGGGTACTATTCTGCATCAATCACCCTGCTAAATATGCTCTACATAAGTGGAAACTGGTGGGCTCCCGACTACGCCGACAGTATTACACTTGAAGAAATGAGCGGCAATCTTGTCAATGAAGCACAATGGAACCTACGACTGGACGCTTTGGGTTCCACGGCATCTCTCGACTCATCTGGAAGACATCTCGATGAACCTGAATTGGAATGGCACTACAGTATTACATCCAGTGATTCATGGGAAGGTCAGTATGCCTGGGGAGCTCTAACTACTATACCCCAAATCGGATTAGACAGCCTTTCTTTTTTAAAAATCACCTATAAATCATCTGAGCCCATCAGGGTAGTGTTGGAACAAAACGGGCTTGCCCAGGGAGGTGCTTCACACGAGCATTTCATTCAACCTTCGGAAGATCTTGTGACTGTTTACCTTAATCCGATCCACTTCAGTCAGCCTGAATGGGTGACACAGGGAACTGCTCTCAATTTAAGCGAAGTTGACAGTATCTCATTTGCCACAGTATCTGATGGTATTTCAGGCAGTTTTACCCTTAGAGAAGTAACCCTTCTTAAAAGAGAATACAGAGACGTGAGCTCAATCAAATCAGGTTCTGTTTTCAAGCCCGTGAAAAGATATAGATTATCCGGAGGCAATCAACTGTCTTTCCAATCTCCTGATTACGGGACACACAACTTCAGGTTGTTTTCTATAAGCGGACGTATGATAGAAAATTTCAGCCTATCTACTGAGGGCGGAACAAGGTATACTCTTAATTTGAATATTCCCAATGGAATCCACTTTTTACGAATCGATGGCCCTCAGAGTAAAGAGGTAAGCAGAATTTCAAGAACAGGCAATTTAGTCAGGGTGCTTAGCAAGTGA